Proteins encoded within one genomic window of Couchioplanes caeruleus:
- the rdgB gene encoding RdgB/HAM1 family non-canonical purine NTP pyrophosphatase, with amino-acid sequence MTARLLLATANKKKLVELQRILDVALGAGGIELVGLGDFPDYPDVPETGLTFGENALIKAREGASRTGLPTVADDSGLAIDALNGMPGVFSARWSGGHGDDQANLDLVLAQISDVPDEHRGGAFVCAAALVLPNGREHLVEGRQSGHILRSRRGTGGFGYDPVFLGDGQQRTNAELSPAEKDAISHRGKAFRELAKVIAKELPR; translated from the coding sequence GTGACCGCCCGCCTGCTGCTGGCCACGGCCAACAAGAAGAAGCTCGTCGAGCTGCAGCGCATCCTCGACGTCGCGCTCGGCGCGGGCGGCATCGAGCTGGTCGGCCTCGGCGACTTCCCGGACTACCCGGACGTTCCCGAGACCGGCCTGACCTTCGGCGAGAACGCCCTGATCAAGGCCCGCGAGGGCGCCTCGCGCACCGGCCTGCCCACGGTTGCCGACGACTCCGGCCTGGCGATCGACGCGCTCAACGGCATGCCGGGCGTCTTCAGCGCCCGCTGGTCCGGCGGCCACGGCGACGACCAGGCCAACCTCGACCTCGTCCTGGCCCAGATCAGCGACGTCCCCGACGAGCACCGCGGCGGCGCCTTCGTCTGCGCGGCGGCCCTGGTCCTACCCAACGGCCGCGAGCACCTCGTCGAGGGCCGCCAGAGCGGTCACATCCTGCGCTCCCGCCGCGGCACCGGTGGCTTCGGCTACGACCCGGTCTTCCTCGGCGACGGCCAGCAGCGCACCAACGCGGAGCTGTCCCCGGCGGAGAAGGACGCCATCAGCCACCGAGGCAAGGCCTTCCGCGAGCTCGCCAAGGTGATCGCCAAGGAGCTGCCCCGCTAG